A window of Ardenticatena maritima contains these coding sequences:
- a CDS encoding restriction endonuclease has translation MTENISTLRVVILVFEITFNFWPLILVSAIAQHKRGSLLRGLFILWIFLAIGRFLMFFEQKIVFTSFLIPEPLNTLLFFLIGGAILGLLKFQEYRKQNHLWKKAATLTDGQDLADLSPIEFEEMVVELFNLLGHKAKRTGRSGDHGVDVVVKAQNGEKWIVQCKRWRKPVGENVVRDFYGTLQHEKASQGMIVAANGFSKPAKEWAKGKPISLISGDEFVQMWKKAQALRAKKSQTKHPKIAG, from the coding sequence ATGACAGAAAATATCAGTACGCTCCGTGTTGTTATTTTGGTGTTTGAGATCACCTTCAATTTTTGGCCTCTCATTCTCGTTTCTGCAATCGCACAACATAAGCGTGGCTCACTCCTACGAGGGTTGTTCATCCTCTGGATATTTTTGGCCATTGGACGCTTTTTGATGTTCTTTGAACAAAAAATTGTTTTCACTTCTTTCCTGATACCAGAGCCCTTAAATACGCTTTTGTTTTTCCTCATAGGCGGCGCGATCCTTGGTCTTTTGAAATTTCAAGAATATCGCAAACAAAACCATCTATGGAAAAAAGCGGCAACATTAACTGATGGCCAGGATTTAGCAGATTTATCACCAATAGAATTTGAAGAAATGGTTGTCGAGTTGTTTAACCTATTAGGGCACAAGGCCAAACGAACAGGACGAAGCGGTGATCACGGCGTAGATGTCGTTGTTAAAGCCCAAAACGGCGAAAAATGGATCGTTCAATGTAAACGTTGGCGCAAACCGGTAGGCGAAAATGTTGTGCGTGATTTTTATGGTACTCTTCAACATGAAAAGGCCTCACAAGGGATGATTGTCGCCGCAAACGGCTTTTCAAAGCCTGCAAAAGAATGGGCAAAAGGCAAACCCATTAGTCTGATAAGTGGTGATGAATTTGTGCAAATGTGGAAAAAAGCACAGGCCCTGCGAGCCAAGAAAAGTCAAACCAAACACCCTAAAATAGCAGGATAG
- a CDS encoding R3H domain-containing nucleic acid-binding protein encodes METANETLEAINTSEGTSTVVNQMITDDIEALFDVLPPRIRERLRAMPDGDQLIEIVMDLGRLPEARFPNREVVLSDHEITHDDLEYVVSRIGEFGGDNRAGIERTLHRISAIRNRRGDIVGLTCRVGRAVFGTIDIIRDIVESGKSILLLGRPGVGKTTMLRETARVLAEKKRVVIVDTSNEIGGDGDIPHPAIGRARRMQVPRPELQHEVMIEAVENHMPEVIVIDEIGRELEALAARTIAERGVQLVGTAHGNTLDNLLMNPTLSDLLGGIQSVTLSDEEARRRGTQKSVLERKAPPTFDIVIEIQDRDTLVIHHDVARAVDAMLRGYPVNSEVRRRDESRPSGYVSEEVAVEPGEMLRRAGGLRGRPTLNERTPTRGRSNNGGQSLAESPSAIQPTAPVRSTMRVYPYGISQNRLKQAAKALNLPLLIVTDLGEADMLMTLRSYYRKRPQIISDAERRGLPVYVLRSNTVAQMEQALADIFGLAAEVDPYTRAMEEARLAIEKIQSGQATSVELSPQSAYIRRQQHELARQANLISRSLGKEPRRRVRIYANKTL; translated from the coding sequence ATGGAGACAGCCAACGAAACTTTGGAAGCAATCAACACGAGTGAGGGAACCTCAACCGTGGTCAACCAGATGATTACTGATGATATCGAAGCCTTGTTCGACGTGTTGCCGCCGCGCATTCGCGAGCGGTTGCGCGCCATGCCCGACGGCGACCAACTGATCGAAATCGTCATGGACCTGGGACGCCTTCCCGAAGCGCGTTTCCCCAACCGTGAAGTGGTGCTGAGCGACCACGAAATCACCCATGACGACCTGGAATACGTCGTAAGCCGCATTGGCGAGTTCGGCGGCGATAACCGCGCCGGTATCGAGCGCACATTGCACCGCATTAGCGCCATTCGCAACCGGCGCGGCGACATTGTGGGGCTGACCTGCCGCGTGGGGCGCGCCGTCTTCGGCACGATTGACATCATCCGCGACATCGTCGAAAGCGGCAAAAGCATTCTTCTGCTGGGGCGCCCCGGCGTGGGCAAAACCACCATGCTGCGCGAAACGGCGCGCGTGCTTGCCGAGAAGAAGCGCGTCGTGATTGTGGATACGTCGAACGAAATCGGCGGCGACGGCGATATTCCGCACCCTGCGATTGGACGCGCCCGCCGTATGCAAGTGCCGCGCCCCGAACTGCAACACGAAGTGATGATTGAAGCGGTCGAAAACCACATGCCCGAAGTCATCGTGATTGACGAAATCGGGCGCGAACTGGAAGCCCTGGCGGCGCGCACCATCGCCGAGCGCGGCGTCCAACTGGTGGGGACGGCGCACGGCAACACGCTTGACAACCTGCTGATGAACCCCACCCTGAGCGACCTGCTGGGCGGGATTCAAAGCGTCACCCTTTCGGACGAAGAAGCCCGCCGCCGCGGGACGCAAAAAAGCGTGCTGGAACGCAAAGCGCCGCCCACCTTTGACATCGTCATCGAAATTCAAGACCGCGATACGCTCGTCATCCACCACGACGTGGCGCGCGCGGTGGACGCCATGTTGCGCGGGTATCCCGTCAACAGCGAAGTGCGCCGCCGTGACGAATCGCGCCCCAGCGGCTACGTCAGCGAAGAAGTGGCGGTTGAACCGGGCGAAATGTTGCGCCGCGCGGGTGGCTTGCGCGGGCGTCCAACGCTCAATGAGCGCACCCCCACACGGGGGAGAAGCAACAACGGGGGGCAAAGCCTCGCCGAAAGCCCGAGCGCCATCCAGCCTACCGCGCCGGTCCGTTCCACCATGCGCGTTTATCCCTACGGCATTAGCCAGAACCGCCTGAAACAAGCGGCGAAAGCGCTCAACCTGCCCTTGCTCATCGTCACCGACCTGGGCGAAGCCGACATGCTGATGACCTTGCGGAGTTACTACCGCAAACGCCCACAAATCATTAGCGACGCCGAACGGCGCGGCTTGCCCGTCTACGTCCTGCGTTCAAACACTGTGGCGCAAATGGAACAGGCGCTGGCGGACATTTTCGGGCTTGCCGCCGAAGTGGACCCTTACACGCGCGCCATGGAAGAAGCCCGTCTCGCTATCGAGAAAATTCAATCGGGGCAGGCAACCAGCGTGGAACTCTCACCGCAAAGCGCATACATTCGCCGCCAACAGCATGAACTGGCACGCCAGGCGAACCTCATTAGCCGCAGTCTGGGCAAAGAGCCGCGTCGGCGTGTGCGCATTTACGCCAACAAAACGCTCTAA
- a CDS encoding TrpB-like pyridoxal phosphate-dependent enzyme yields MSDRIKFLLEESALPTAWYNIVADLPEPPPPVLHPGTGQPVGPDDLAPLFPMALIQQEVTTEPWVEIPEPVRQVYRQWRPSPLYRARRLEQLLDTPARIYYKYEGVSPSGSHKPNTAVAQAFYNKQEGVKRLATETGAGQWGSSLAMACAFFGLECKVFMVRVSYEQKPYRRALMETYGAQVIPSPSTETEAGRAILAKNPNSTGSLGIAISEAVEVAAKDPETKYSLGSVLNHVLLHQTVIGLEALQQMEMADDEPDIIIGAAGGGSNFAGLAFPFIGRKLRGESNPRVIAVEPAACPSLTRGKYAYDFGDTGGLTPLVKMHTLGSQFVPPAIHAGGLRYHGMAPLVSHLYELGVIEAVAVHQTEAFAAGVQFARAEGIVPAPESNHAVAAALREALRCKEEGVSRTILFNLSGHGHFDMQAYMDYFAGKLEDYEYPEEEIAMALAGLPSVNA; encoded by the coding sequence ATGTCTGACCGTATCAAGTTTTTGCTGGAAGAATCCGCGCTTCCCACCGCCTGGTATAACATTGTTGCAGACCTTCCAGAACCCCCGCCGCCTGTTTTGCATCCCGGCACCGGGCAACCCGTTGGTCCCGATGATTTAGCCCCTCTGTTTCCGATGGCGCTTATCCAGCAGGAAGTGACGACTGAACCGTGGGTTGAAATCCCTGAACCGGTGCGGCAAGTCTATCGTCAGTGGCGCCCTTCGCCGCTCTACCGTGCGCGGCGATTGGAGCAACTCCTCGACACACCGGCGCGCATCTACTATAAATATGAAGGCGTAAGCCCCAGTGGTTCACACAAGCCCAATACCGCCGTGGCGCAAGCCTTCTATAACAAGCAGGAAGGCGTCAAACGCCTTGCGACTGAGACGGGCGCGGGGCAATGGGGGTCATCTCTGGCGATGGCGTGCGCTTTCTTTGGGCTGGAATGCAAAGTGTTCATGGTGCGGGTCAGCTATGAGCAGAAGCCCTACCGCCGCGCCCTTATGGAGACATACGGCGCTCAGGTCATACCCAGCCCCAGCACCGAAACCGAAGCCGGGCGTGCCATTTTAGCCAAAAACCCCAACTCGACCGGTTCGCTGGGGATTGCCATTTCGGAAGCCGTGGAGGTCGCCGCCAAAGACCCTGAGACGAAATACAGCCTTGGCAGCGTGCTGAACCACGTGCTCTTGCATCAAACCGTCATCGGGTTGGAAGCCTTGCAGCAAATGGAAATGGCGGACGACGAGCCCGATATCATCATCGGGGCGGCGGGCGGCGGTTCCAACTTCGCAGGGCTGGCGTTCCCGTTCATCGGGCGCAAACTGCGTGGTGAAAGCAACCCCCGCGTCATTGCCGTCGAACCGGCGGCGTGCCCGTCGCTGACCCGTGGCAAGTATGCCTACGACTTTGGCGACACCGGCGGGCTGACGCCACTGGTGAAAATGCACACGCTGGGCAGCCAATTTGTGCCCCCCGCCATCCATGCCGGCGGTTTGCGCTACCACGGCATGGCGCCGCTCGTAAGCCACTTGTACGAGCTGGGGGTGATTGAAGCCGTGGCAGTTCACCAGACCGAGGCGTTTGCCGCCGGCGTGCAGTTTGCCCGTGCCGAAGGCATCGTCCCCGCGCCGGAATCCAACCACGCGGTGGCGGCCGCCCTGCGTGAAGCCTTGCGGTGCAAGGAAGAAGGCGTCAGCCGCACGATTCTTTTCAACCTGAGCGGGCATGGGCATTTCGACATGCAAGCCTACATGGATTATTTTGCGGGCAAGCTCGAAGATTACGAGTATCCCGAAGAAGAAATCGCCATGGCGTTAGCCGGATTGCCCAGCGTCAACGCATAA
- a CDS encoding redoxin domain-containing protein: MAVGINQTAPDFELQDLQGKTYRLSDYKGKIVVLVFWAATCDISRRYVPYLNGFAETYWARGVVTLGIDSHAFDTEERLNMVLRKRPLTFPLLLDRDGKVADTFGVTLTPTVVVLDGEGVVRYWGAIDDRSEEKPAPDKIYLEEAVDALLLGDEVPDPQNEPWGCEIERTA, encoded by the coding sequence ATGGCTGTTGGCATCAACCAAACAGCACCCGATTTTGAACTGCAAGACTTGCAAGGCAAGACCTACCGCCTGAGCGATTACAAGGGCAAAATTGTCGTGCTCGTCTTCTGGGCGGCTACGTGCGACATCTCACGCCGCTATGTGCCCTACCTCAACGGCTTTGCCGAGACCTACTGGGCACGCGGTGTTGTCACGCTGGGCATTGATTCGCACGCCTTCGACACCGAAGAGCGCTTGAACATGGTCCTGCGGAAACGCCCGCTTACCTTCCCGCTGCTGCTCGACCGCGACGGCAAGGTCGCCGACACATTCGGCGTTACCCTCACGCCCACCGTGGTCGTGCTCGACGGCGAAGGCGTTGTGCGCTATTGGGGCGCCATTGACGACCGCTCCGAAGAAAAACCCGCGCCCGACAAAATCTACCTGGAAGAAGCCGTTGACGCTCTGCTCCTGGGCGATGAAGTCCCCGACCCCCAAAACGAACCCTGGGGCTGCGAAATCGAACGCACCGCCTAA
- a CDS encoding glucose-1-phosphate adenylyltransferase: protein MRVAAIILAGGAGTRLTVLSHKRAKPSVPFAGKYRIIDFTLSNCVNSGVFDVAVLTQYRPHSLNRHLGIGRPWDLDRSRGGLRVLQPYQGRGHQEWYRGTADAVLQNLEYLDEVRADTVLILSGDHIYKMDYRPMLAFHQEKEADLTIAVMNVPEHETHRFGILTTNRQSRVTEFHEKPDTPEYGTLANMGIYVFRADVLRTVLPALGEQHPDLDFGKHVIPALLETHKVYAFPFDGYWVDVGTIQSYWEASMDLLRPDSPLQLYDRSWVIHTRSYERPTAKLGPQAHVVQSMICNGAIVRGRVERSVLSPGVYVSPGAVVRESVVMNDTWIGPGAVLDRVIVDKDVVIGAGALVGVGDDVDTPNRTEPDKLNTGISVIGKAAHVPPNTRIGRNVLIHPDVDEDAFAPFDGVVPSGETIE from the coding sequence ATGCGAGTGGCAGCCATTATCCTCGCCGGTGGTGCAGGGACGCGCCTGACGGTTCTTTCGCACAAACGCGCCAAACCTTCTGTGCCCTTTGCTGGAAAATACCGCATTATTGACTTCACGCTTTCCAATTGCGTCAATTCAGGCGTTTTTGATGTTGCCGTGTTGACCCAATACCGCCCGCACTCGCTCAATCGCCATTTGGGGATTGGTCGCCCCTGGGATTTGGACCGCTCGCGTGGCGGGTTGCGCGTCTTGCAGCCTTACCAGGGGCGTGGGCATCAGGAGTGGTATCGTGGGACGGCGGACGCCGTGTTGCAGAACCTTGAATATCTGGACGAAGTCCGCGCTGATACGGTGCTGATTCTCTCGGGCGACCATATCTACAAGATGGATTACCGCCCCATGCTGGCGTTTCACCAGGAGAAGGAAGCCGATTTGACGATTGCCGTGATGAATGTGCCCGAGCACGAAACACACCGCTTCGGCATTTTGACGACCAACCGTCAATCGCGCGTGACTGAGTTCCACGAGAAGCCCGACACGCCGGAATACGGCACGTTGGCGAACATGGGCATTTACGTTTTCCGCGCGGATGTCTTGCGGACGGTGCTGCCGGCGCTTGGTGAACAGCACCCCGACCTGGATTTTGGCAAACATGTGATTCCGGCGCTGCTTGAAACGCACAAAGTGTACGCGTTCCCCTTCGATGGGTATTGGGTGGATGTGGGCACCATTCAATCCTACTGGGAAGCCAGCATGGATTTGTTGCGCCCCGATTCGCCGTTGCAACTCTATGACCGCTCATGGGTCATTCACACACGCAGTTATGAGCGCCCCACCGCCAAACTGGGACCTCAAGCGCACGTGGTGCAAAGCATGATTTGCAACGGGGCGATTGTGCGCGGGCGTGTGGAGCGTTCTGTGCTTTCACCGGGGGTGTATGTGTCGCCGGGTGCGGTGGTGCGCGAATCAGTTGTGATGAACGATACCTGGATTGGACCGGGTGCCGTGCTCGACCGCGTGATTGTGGATAAAGATGTCGTCATTGGGGCGGGGGCGCTGGTTGGGGTTGGCGATGATGTTGACACGCCGAACCGCACCGAGCCGGATAAACTCAACACCGGTATCAGTGTCATCGGCAAGGCGGCGCACGTGCCCCCCAATACGCGCATTGGGCGCAATGTGCTCATTCATCCGGATGTGGACGAAGACGCTTTCGCTCCTTTCGACGGTGTAGTGCCGTCGGGTGAAACCATCGAATAA
- the fdhD gene encoding formate dehydrogenase accessory sulfurtransferase FdhD yields MEGIHPWASWTWHNGQWEEEADGAVIEEGLVRIHLNGRELATFMCTPYHLDELALGFLRAEGLIASLDDVRMLNICPNRNCVEIWLQDLTIEPPSRPIITSGCGGGITFDDLSARAQPLPLHTHPIITPEAVGNLMRQLQEAATLYKQVRGVHTSALSDGERLLLVAEDVGRHNTIDRLWGQALKQGLPTEGKILVATGRISSEMLNKAAKMGVPVVISRTSATSLSVALGHAWQITVIGYARHNRFRVYTWPQRVGLMKSF; encoded by the coding sequence ATGGAGGGTATTCACCCTTGGGCGTCGTGGACGTGGCATAACGGTCAATGGGAAGAAGAAGCAGACGGAGCAGTTATTGAAGAAGGGCTGGTGCGCATCCACCTCAACGGGCGCGAATTAGCAACGTTCATGTGCACGCCCTATCACCTTGACGAACTCGCGCTGGGCTTTTTGCGCGCCGAAGGGCTTATCGCCTCGCTTGATGACGTGCGCATGCTCAACATCTGCCCCAACCGCAATTGCGTCGAAATCTGGCTCCAAGACTTGACAATAGAACCCCCATCACGTCCGATCATCACATCCGGTTGCGGCGGCGGCATTACGTTCGATGATTTGAGCGCACGCGCCCAACCGCTTCCACTGCACACACACCCCATCATCACGCCTGAAGCCGTCGGGAACCTCATGCGTCAGTTGCAAGAAGCGGCAACACTCTACAAACAGGTGCGCGGCGTCCACACGTCGGCGTTGAGCGATGGCGAACGGTTATTGCTGGTTGCCGAAGACGTGGGACGCCACAATACAATTGACCGACTATGGGGACAAGCCTTGAAGCAAGGGCTTCCAACCGAGGGGAAAATCCTGGTGGCAACCGGGCGCATCAGTTCCGAAATGCTCAACAAAGCCGCCAAAATGGGCGTGCCGGTTGTCATTTCACGCACATCGGCTACCAGCCTGTCGGTGGCGCTGGGGCATGCGTGGCAAATCACGGTGATTGGCTACGCCCGCCACAACCGCTTTCGGGTGTACACATGGCCGCAGCGGGTTGGGTTGATGAAGAGTTTTTGA
- a CDS encoding glucose-1-phosphate adenylyltransferase family protein, with protein MATFPSTLAMILAGGASPALSVLTALRSEAALPFGGKYRIIDFPLSNCVNSDIYNVAVLTQYQPRSLNEHIGIGRPWDLDRTTTGGLRLLQPYQARPGENTAWQEGTADAVRFHLDVVREQNTDVVLILAGDHIYKMDYRPMLRYHVEQRADVTIAVRSVNPYEVRRYGMVTADPDGRVTYFEEKPRRTRSTLASMGIYVFNRQLLIEWLSGPGKTQRDFGREVIPTMLEAGKRLYAYPFLGYWADVGTVQAYWEANTALLAETPALDLYDPEWVIHTKSEERPPVFFSPEAQVETSLLSDGAQVFGRVVRSVLSPGVYVAPGAEVRDSIIFTDTVIESGAVVDRAIVDKNVVIGAGAHVGFGEDNTPNHEQPTVLNTGITLVGKGAQIPPEVVIGRNCVVYPYAQPRHFKQKEIASGTTILA; from the coding sequence ATGGCGACATTTCCTTCAACGTTGGCGATGATTTTGGCAGGTGGCGCTAGCCCCGCGTTGAGTGTGCTGACTGCACTACGCTCAGAGGCGGCGCTTCCGTTTGGCGGCAAGTATCGCATTATTGATTTTCCGCTGAGCAATTGCGTCAACTCCGACATTTACAACGTTGCTGTGTTGACGCAGTACCAACCGCGTTCGCTCAACGAGCATATCGGCATTGGTCGCCCCTGGGACCTGGACCGAACCACCACCGGCGGGTTGCGGCTGTTGCAGCCATATCAGGCGCGACCGGGAGAAAACACCGCCTGGCAGGAAGGGACAGCCGACGCGGTGCGCTTCCACCTGGATGTGGTGCGCGAGCAAAACACCGATGTGGTGCTCATTCTGGCGGGCGACCACATTTACAAGATGGACTACCGCCCCATGTTGCGCTACCACGTTGAACAACGCGCCGATGTCACCATTGCGGTGCGGTCTGTCAACCCGTATGAGGTGCGGCGCTACGGCATGGTGACGGCTGACCCCGATGGGCGCGTGACCTACTTTGAAGAAAAACCGCGCCGCACACGCAGTACGCTGGCGAGCATGGGCATTTACGTGTTCAACCGCCAGTTGCTGATTGAGTGGCTGAGTGGTCCCGGCAAAACGCAACGCGATTTTGGGCGTGAAGTGATTCCCACCATGCTGGAAGCCGGCAAGCGGCTCTACGCCTACCCCTTCCTCGGCTACTGGGCGGACGTGGGGACGGTGCAAGCCTACTGGGAAGCCAATACCGCTTTGCTAGCGGAAACCCCCGCGCTCGATTTGTACGACCCTGAATGGGTGATTCACACCAAAAGCGAAGAACGCCCACCGGTCTTTTTCAGCCCCGAAGCGCAGGTGGAAACAAGCCTGCTCAGCGACGGGGCGCAGGTTTTCGGGCGTGTGGTGCGCTCGGTGTTGTCGCCGGGGGTGTATGTCGCGCCGGGCGCTGAGGTGCGTGATTCCATCATTTTCACCGATACGGTCATTGAGAGTGGGGCGGTGGTTGACCGCGCGATTGTGGATAAAAACGTTGTGATTGGTGCGGGGGCGCATGTGGGGTTTGGCGAGGATAACACCCCCAACCATGAGCAACCAACCGTGCTCAATACAGGCATCACGCTGGTGGGGAAGGGCGCGCAGATTCCCCCCGAGGTGGTGATTGGGCGCAATTGCGTGGTCTATCCGTATGCTCAGCCGCGCCACTTCAAGCAAAAGGAAATTGCCTCGGGCACGACCATTCTGGCGTGA
- a CDS encoding AI-2E family transporter yields the protein MPHHTQPSRHKRPWPPLYRPLVLIAEVGIVLLLVWLARPYWSVFLVAALLAYLLSMPIDWIDRHTFIPRWLAVLGAYLVLLLIVFSGPVLAVPFLVSQTQELFQGLPEFIQRINLAVQTWLENPPTIHIFAFQYNLEPLIASFADIFPLSAPLTPPTAQEIAQTVQQVLRSAGSVVGVATGIVGRVSGFVLSTFIVFILSIYLLVDGPHWRHRLLSIAPETTRDDLDILLDETARVWRAYFRGQLILSTVIGVMTFAGLVALGIPGAPLLALIAGVLEILPNVGPIIAVIPAAFVALVQGSLYLNLPGWQVMLLVLGLYTLIQQLENNLLVPRIHHETVDLPPVVVFLAVLVGATQGGVLGAILAVPLLGTLKVWLLYAHERLIAPDPFVPEEVTFIPPPYLPDEFPLLDANDDEAPPAEDDEIDTDAP from the coding sequence ATGCCGCATCACACGCAACCATCCCGGCACAAACGACCCTGGCCGCCACTCTACCGCCCACTCGTCCTCATCGCCGAAGTGGGCATTGTTCTCTTGCTGGTCTGGCTGGCACGCCCCTATTGGTCGGTCTTTCTCGTGGCGGCGCTCCTCGCCTACCTGTTGAGCATGCCCATTGATTGGATTGACCGTCACACCTTCATTCCGCGCTGGCTGGCGGTGCTTGGCGCGTACCTTGTGCTGTTGCTGATTGTGTTCAGCGGTCCTGTGCTCGCCGTGCCCTTCCTCGTCTCACAAACGCAAGAACTCTTCCAGGGCTTGCCCGAATTCATTCAGCGCATCAACCTGGCTGTTCAAACTTGGCTGGAAAACCCGCCCACCATCCACATCTTTGCGTTCCAGTACAACCTCGAACCGCTTATTGCCAGCTTTGCCGACATCTTCCCGCTCTCCGCTCCATTGACGCCCCCTACCGCGCAAGAAATCGCCCAAACCGTGCAGCAAGTTCTCCGCTCGGCGGGGAGCGTGGTAGGTGTCGCAACCGGCATCGTCGGGCGGGTGTCGGGGTTCGTCCTGTCCACGTTCATCGTCTTCATTCTCTCCATCTATCTCCTTGTAGATGGACCACACTGGCGGCATCGCCTGCTGAGCATCGCCCCCGAAACCACACGCGACGACCTCGATATCCTTCTGGATGAAACAGCGCGCGTCTGGCGCGCCTACTTCCGCGGGCAACTCATTCTCTCAACCGTCATCGGTGTGATGACGTTTGCGGGGCTCGTTGCCCTGGGCATTCCCGGTGCGCCGTTGCTCGCCCTCATTGCCGGCGTGCTGGAAATTTTGCCCAACGTCGGTCCCATCATCGCCGTCATTCCGGCGGCATTCGTGGCGCTTGTGCAAGGTTCGCTCTATCTCAACTTGCCCGGCTGGCAAGTCATGTTGCTGGTGTTGGGCTTGTACACCCTTATTCAGCAACTGGAAAACAACCTGCTCGTTCCTCGCATCCACCACGAAACAGTGGATTTGCCCCCTGTGGTCGTCTTTCTCGCCGTCCTGGTAGGCGCGACCCAAGGCGGCGTGCTGGGCGCGATTCTGGCGGTGCCCTTGCTGGGCACGCTCAAAGTCTGGTTGCTCTACGCTCACGAGCGGCTGATTGCACCTGACCCATTCGTGCCCGAAGAGGTCACCTTCATCCCACCACCCTACCTGCCAGATGAGTTCCCACTCCTCGACGCCAACGACGACGAAGCACCCCCAGCCGAAGATGACGAGATTGACACCGACGCCCCCTAG
- the aceK gene encoding bifunctional isocitrate dehydrogenase kinase/phosphatase, whose amino-acid sequence MQSQTRLTDSRLANIGAHTIFDGFLTYRRRFEAITARAQERFEQRDWHGARQDAAERLDLYREVVNGVVYDIRETLAERLHNKLVWASMKAVYSGLIDERDDWELAETFFNSITRRIFTTVGVDPQIEFVHTDFAAPPTPARYPIYRTYGRTWSIAELILAILNDFAFNVPYEDAERDAQQVAARIADHLRTSGALRVIDRAEVVDAVFYRDQAAYLVGRLFCGPYLVPLVLALHNRRRGVLVDAVLLDENDVSILFSFARSYFHVHAPRPYDLVHFIKKMLPRKRIAELYISLGFNKHGKTELYRDLLYHLATTDDKFVIAPGTPGMVMTVFTMPTYDLVFKIIKDQFAPPKTTTRRDVMERYRLVFRHDRAGRLIDAQEFEHLRFDRARFDDRLVDELCRVAASTVQADAESVVVRHCYVERRLIPLDVYLKAADEAAAEAAVIEYGQAIKDLAAMNIFPGDMLLKNFGVTRHGRVVFYDYDELGLLTDYNFRRLPKPRDEEEALSAQPWFHVGPNDVFPEEFPRFWELTGRLREVFVAHHGDLFTVEFWQNMQERHRRGEILYILPYREACRLSSAI is encoded by the coding sequence ATGCAGTCGCAGACCCGCCTGACCGATAGCCGTCTCGCCAATATCGGCGCGCATACCATTTTCGATGGGTTCTTGACCTATCGCCGACGCTTTGAAGCCATTACCGCACGTGCGCAGGAGCGGTTCGAGCAGCGCGATTGGCATGGTGCGCGGCAAGATGCCGCCGAACGGCTGGACCTGTACCGTGAAGTGGTCAACGGCGTGGTGTACGATATTCGCGAGACGCTTGCGGAGCGCCTGCACAACAAACTCGTGTGGGCGAGCATGAAGGCGGTCTATTCGGGCTTGATTGACGAGCGCGACGATTGGGAACTGGCGGAGACCTTCTTCAATTCGATTACGCGCCGCATTTTCACCACGGTGGGGGTGGACCCACAGATTGAATTTGTGCATACAGACTTTGCCGCACCGCCCACCCCCGCCCGCTACCCGATTTATCGCACATATGGGCGCACCTGGTCTATCGCCGAACTCATTCTGGCTATCCTGAATGATTTTGCGTTCAATGTCCCCTATGAAGACGCCGAGCGCGACGCCCAACAGGTTGCCGCCCGTATCGCCGACCATTTGCGTACCAGCGGCGCATTGCGCGTGATTGACCGCGCCGAAGTGGTGGATGCAGTGTTCTACCGCGACCAGGCGGCGTATCTGGTGGGGCGGTTGTTCTGTGGTCCCTACCTGGTGCCGCTGGTGCTTGCGCTGCACAATCGGCGGCGGGGGGTGCTGGTGGATGCTGTCTTGCTGGATGAGAACGATGTGAGCATTCTGTTCAGTTTCGCCCGTTCCTATTTTCATGTGCATGCACCGCGTCCTTACGATTTGGTGCACTTCATCAAAAAGATGTTGCCCCGCAAGCGTATTGCGGAACTCTACATTTCGTTGGGGTTCAACAAGCATGGCAAAACTGAACTCTACCGCGATTTGCTCTACCACCTGGCGACGACTGATGACAAATTTGTGATTGCCCCCGGTACGCCGGGCATGGTGATGACGGTGTTCACCATGCCAACCTACGATTTGGTGTTCAAAATCATCAAAGACCAGTTCGCCCCACCCAAAACAACCACCCGCCGCGATGTGATGGAACGCTATCGCCTTGTGTTTCGGCATGACCGCGCGGGGCGGCTCATTGATGCGCAGGAATTTGAGCATTTGCGCTTCGATCGGGCTCGGTTTGATGACCGCCTGGTGGATGAGTTGTGCCGTGTGGCGGCTTCAACCGTGCAGGCGGATGCCGAGAGCGTGGTTGTGCGCCATTGCTATGTCGAGCGGCGGCTCATTCCGCTGGATGTGTACTTGAAGGCGGCGGATGAAGCCGCGGCTGAAGCGGCGGTGATTGAGTACGGGCAGGCGATCAAGGATTTGGCGGCAATGAACATTTTTCCGGGGGATATGCTGCTCAAAAACTTTGGGGTCACGCGCCACGGGCGGGTTGTGTTCTACGATTATGATGAGTTGGGATTGCTGACCGACTACAATTTCCGCCGTTTGCCCAAGCCGCGTGATGAAGAAGAGGCGTTGTCGGCACAGCCCTGGTTTCATGTGGGGCCCAATGATGTTTTTCCAGAGGAGTTTCCGCGCTTTTGGGAGTTGACGGGACGTTTGCGCGAGGTGTTTGTGGCGCACCACGGGGATTTGTTCACGGTGGAGTTTTGGCAGAACATGCAGGAGCGCCACCGCCGCGGTGAGATTCTCTACATTCTCCCCTATCGTGAGGCGTGCCGGTTGTCGTCTGCAATCTAG